From Sodalis glossinidius str. 'morsitans', the proteins below share one genomic window:
- a CDS encoding winged helix-turn-helix domain-containing protein encodes MLNSSRVLFHKDKRLSISPKELGVLSLLLESAGELVTKAQIIHEVWYGGNVGEESLTRCIYVLRRILQEEKDRRYIDTVYGKGYRFTLPVTRILPARPGMPARCVLAVFPFRLAEDIDTVDLQDAIVQQLAPCSPLGLHVLPTSLTMNCRTTDAMLLLLDKIRPDYYLTGYELNLGGAPSLRIELMRAEDHLVLLRERVAKEHLAGDGSFLPQLKPMILGALPGMKAMGLAAGKTVEAEPGLPAMPGKNERRK; translated from the coding sequence TTGCTGAACTCCTCCCGTGTGTTGTTTCATAAAGACAAACGGCTCAGCATCTCACCCAAGGAACTGGGGGTGCTGAGTTTATTGCTGGAATCTGCCGGCGAATTGGTGACCAAAGCGCAGATCATTCATGAGGTCTGGTATGGCGGCAATGTTGGTGAAGAATCGCTGACGCGCTGTATCTACGTGCTGCGGCGTATTTTGCAGGAAGAGAAGGACCGCCGTTACATCGATACCGTTTACGGTAAGGGCTATCGGTTTACCTTGCCGGTAACACGCATTTTGCCGGCCCGGCCCGGTATGCCGGCGCGCTGCGTGCTGGCGGTATTTCCCTTCCGGCTGGCGGAGGATATCGACACCGTGGATCTGCAGGACGCCATCGTACAGCAACTGGCGCCGTGCTCGCCGCTGGGGTTGCATGTGCTGCCGACCTCGCTGACCATGAACTGCCGCACGACTGATGCCATGCTGCTGTTGCTGGATAAAATCCGGCCCGACTATTACCTCACCGGTTACGAACTGAATCTTGGTGGTGCACCTTCGCTGCGAATCGAGCTGATGCGCGCCGAAGACCATCTGGTACTGCTGCGCGAACGGGTGGCCAAAGAGCATCTGGCAGGCGATGGAAGCTTTTTGCCTCAGTTGAAACCCATGATTTTAGGGGCATTGCCCGGCATGAAAGCGATGGGGCTGGCGGCGGGAAAAACGGTGGAGGCGGAACCCGGTCTGCCAGCCATGCCGGGTAAGAACGAAAGAAGAAAATGA
- a CDS encoding helix-turn-helix domain-containing protein, producing MISKEIIVSSASLLNEHHQQDISEPKCWLLEIPDGDCDIHIRWANESARLTLSAGWRGMLLMQRLSLALRAGTVRYQELPLFALAKLQVFIDESRGVQVDYAQQQWIQVELDDYPNIGTCADIEQWMLGNYQSALTQMNALAVFLRQTECYWLIRFLLNESVNNGKLNVLGARYGLSYSHFRRLCRNALGNSAKNELRGWRIARALLDMVEERQSLTEVAMRYGYASSSHLSNDVRDAFGVSPRGIWNMINKKAEQ from the coding sequence ATGATTAGCAAAGAAATCATTGTCTCTTCCGCTTCGCTGCTGAACGAGCACCATCAGCAGGATATCTCGGAACCCAAATGCTGGTTGCTGGAAATTCCCGACGGTGATTGCGATATTCATATTCGCTGGGCAAATGAATCGGCACGTCTGACATTATCCGCCGGCTGGCGCGGCATGCTATTAATGCAGCGCCTGAGTTTGGCGCTGCGCGCCGGCACGGTGCGGTATCAGGAATTACCCCTGTTCGCGCTGGCGAAATTACAGGTATTTATCGACGAGTCCCGCGGCGTACAGGTCGATTACGCCCAGCAACAATGGATACAGGTCGAGCTTGATGATTACCCGAATATTGGTACTTGCGCCGATATAGAGCAGTGGATGCTGGGGAATTACCAAAGCGCGCTAACCCAGATGAACGCGCTGGCGGTATTTTTACGCCAGACGGAGTGCTATTGGCTAATACGTTTTTTGTTAAATGAATCTGTCAATAACGGGAAGTTGAATGTTCTGGGCGCGCGTTACGGCTTGTCCTATTCTCATTTCCGCCGCCTGTGCCGCAATGCTCTGGGAAACTCGGCTAAAAATGAGCTGCGCGGCTGGCGTATCGCCAGAGCGCTGCTGGATATGGTCGAAGAGCGGCAAAGCCTTACCGAGGTCGCCATGCGCTATGGCTATGCCTCGTCCTCGCACCTCTCCAACGATGTCAGGGACGCCTTTGGGGTTTCCCCCCGCGGGATATGGAATATGATCAACAAGAAAGCGGAACAATGA
- the sctC gene encoding type III secretion system outer membrane ring subunit SctC — MNNIALIGRGLLCVMLLACTGLLAGARAAELPRQGDGYVANKDGVKVFFDALSARLNQPVIVSKLAARKQISGEFDLADPRALLARITQQMGMMWYSDGQAIYIYDASETRHAVVALRTILPAALRHFLQQAQLHDPRYPLRGDPGGRLLYLSGPPMYVELVENAARLLDKEPDGIHDREQAEVIPLSYTFVGDRYYALRGEKVTIPGIATVIERLMRREGRSAVADVPAPLTPAEALLPVAEVRAEQDVEPLPLWPVQVIANPSNNSLLVKGTGRQVQFVRNLVRSLDIPKRHVELSLWIIDLEKSDLDQFGINWQGGARIGQRGGVTLNQGSYSALDGTRFVASILALARKHRANIVSRPIILTQENVPAIFDNNRTFYTRLLGERSVELREVTYGTMISVLPRFSGDDQIEMVLTIEDGGEVSRRQSNPGSDDLPEVGRTHISTVARVPRGKSLLIGGYTRDELRGNRARLPGLGSIPLIGGLFRHRIDKQANMVRVFLIQPREISEPLQQDAAAFARSITATARSHEGTLKDWADNYLASQH; from the coding sequence ATGAATAACATCGCTCTGATAGGCCGCGGCTTGCTCTGCGTTATGTTACTGGCCTGCACCGGCCTTCTTGCAGGCGCGCGGGCGGCGGAGTTACCCCGACAAGGCGACGGCTATGTGGCAAACAAAGACGGCGTTAAAGTGTTTTTCGACGCGCTTTCGGCGCGCCTCAACCAGCCGGTCATTGTCAGCAAGCTGGCGGCGCGTAAGCAAATTAGCGGCGAATTCGATTTGGCTGATCCGCGAGCGCTGCTGGCGCGCATTACCCAGCAGATGGGGATGATGTGGTACAGCGACGGCCAGGCTATTTATATCTATGACGCCAGTGAAACGCGTCACGCGGTGGTGGCGCTGCGTACGATCTTGCCGGCGGCGCTGCGTCATTTTTTGCAGCAGGCCCAGCTGCATGACCCGCGCTATCCGCTGCGGGGGGATCCCGGCGGACGACTCCTTTATCTTTCAGGCCCGCCGATGTATGTCGAACTGGTGGAAAACGCAGCCCGCCTGCTGGATAAGGAACCGGATGGAATACACGATCGCGAGCAGGCCGAGGTTATCCCGCTAAGCTACACCTTTGTCGGCGATCGTTATTATGCCTTGCGCGGCGAAAAGGTGACCATTCCCGGTATCGCCACGGTGATAGAGCGGCTGATGAGGCGGGAAGGGCGATCGGCGGTGGCTGACGTTCCTGCCCCGCTGACGCCGGCTGAGGCCCTGTTGCCTGTAGCGGAGGTGCGCGCGGAACAGGATGTGGAACCGCTGCCGCTGTGGCCTGTACAGGTGATTGCCAATCCCAGCAATAACAGCCTGCTGGTCAAGGGTACCGGCCGCCAGGTCCAATTCGTGCGCAATCTGGTGCGTTCACTGGATATACCGAAGCGCCACGTGGAGTTATCGTTATGGATAATTGATTTGGAAAAGAGCGATCTTGATCAATTCGGCATCAATTGGCAGGGCGGCGCCCGCATTGGCCAGCGCGGGGGCGTCACGCTCAATCAGGGATCCTATAGCGCGCTGGACGGTACGCGGTTTGTCGCCTCCATATTGGCGCTGGCGCGGAAACACCGCGCCAACATTGTCTCGCGGCCGATTATCCTGACCCAGGAAAATGTGCCGGCGATTTTCGATAACAACAGGACCTTTTATACTCGGCTTCTGGGAGAACGCAGCGTGGAGCTGCGCGAAGTGACCTACGGTACCATGATAAGCGTCCTGCCGCGGTTTTCCGGCGACGATCAAATTGAGATGGTGTTGACCATCGAAGACGGCGGCGAGGTCTCCCGGCGGCAGAGTAATCCCGGCTCTGACGACCTGCCGGAAGTGGGCCGGACCCATATCAGTACGGTCGCGCGCGTGCCGCGGGGAAAAAGCCTGCTGATTGGCGGCTACACCCGCGATGAGCTCAGGGGTAACCGCGCCCGGTTACCCGGTCTCGGGTCGATACCGCTGATTGGCGGGCTGTTTCGCCACCGCATCGATAAACAGGCCAATATGGTCAGGGTTTTTCTCATCCAGCCGCGGGAAATTTCTGAGCCGCTGCAGCAAGACGCCGCCGCGTTTGCCCGTTCAATTACTGCTACTGCGCGCAGCCATGAAGGCACACTGAAGGACTGGGCCGATAATTATCTTGCCAGCCAGCACTGA